From Aedes albopictus strain Foshan chromosome 1, AalbF5, whole genome shotgun sequence, one genomic window encodes:
- the LOC109416914 gene encoding zinc finger and SCAN domain-containing protein 12 isoform X2, whose amino-acid sequence MMDICRLTSDGQPDSLKMVEIDFQALCRICGALGENLTSVFGKRAADRLRERIGRYLQIEILAEDCLPTKVCDGCRETLDRFHELFEKCHRTDEKFRTMLNSSEELKEVAEAEEEEEKEERDDDRQTKQMVVEEEAVEVARKEAEVEVSPAKKAKENKRNSKQEDTTEDSPEKKGDFARHSIDIVTLDDILLSPSEEEPQEELYGEYQFLEEEDPSEDLESLENQPSALLRAHPVPLSKELVEQGKFISDGKVLYRCSDCGKQMVSPYTYQAHLRIHSGERPFACPHCEQTFRISQGLNRHVREVHQKVRNYSCEVCGKRFGNGRNLKEHRFLHTDEKPYVCNLCGSSFKQKASLHMHRKIHDFSRNHTCSVCSKSFLTRSKLQLHETIHSNVRAYKCDECGQSFQSGHNLSRHKKCHRADSETFQCGLCETVFKQRRYLMRHLNKQHQQEQQQGHGEVIDEVDQSNR is encoded by the exons ATGATGGATATCTGCCGTCTGACGTCGGACGGTCAACCGGACAGCCTGAAGATGGTGGAAATTGACTTCCAGGCGCTGTGCCGGATATGTGGTGCCCTGGGGGAAAACTTGACGTCGGTGTTCGGGAAGCGGGCGGCCGATCGGCTGCGGGAACGAATCGGCAGGTATTTGCAGATCGAAATCCTGGCCGAGGACTGCCTCCCGACGAAGGTGTGCGACGGCTGCCGGGAGACACTGGATCGGTTTCACGAGCTGTTCGAAAAGTGCCACCGGACGGACGAAAAGTTCCGAACGATGCTGAACTCGAGCGAGGAGTTGAAGGAGGTGGCTGAggcggaggaggaggaggagaaaGAGGAACGGGATGATGATCGACAGACGAAGCAGATGGTGGTCGAGGAGGAGGCGGTTGAAGTGGCGAGGAAGGAAGCTGAGGTGGAAGTGAGTCCGGCGAAGAAAGCTAAGGAGAACAAGCGGAACTCGAAACAGGAAGACACGACGGAGGATTCACCGGAGAAGAAAGG GGACTTTGCACGGCACTCCATCGACATTGTGACCCTCGACGACATCCTGCTGTCCCCGTCAGAGGAAGAACCCCAGGAGGAGCTCTACGGAGAATATCAGTTCTTGGAGGAAGAAGATCCATCGGAAGATTTGGAATCACTGGAAAATCAACCGTCGGCGCTGCTTCGAGCTCATCCGGTTCCACTGTCCAAGGAACTGGTTGAACAAGGAAAATTTATTTCTGATGGAAAAGTCTTATACAGATGTTCCGACTGCGGCAAGCAGATGGTGTCCCCGTACACGTATCAGGCTCACCTGAGAATTCACAGTGGGGAGCGGCCATTTGCGTGTCCTCACTGTGAGCAGACCTTCCGGATTTCACAGGGACTGAACCGCCATGTCCGGGAAGTACACCAGAAGGTTCGAAACTATTCCTGTGAAGTCTGCGGCAAGCGCTTCGGTAACGGTCGCAATCTAAAAGAGCACCGCTTCCTGCACACGGATGAGAAGCCTTACGTTTGCAACTTGTGTGGAAGCTCCTTCAAACAGAAGGCGTCCCTGCATATGCACCGAAAAATCCACGATTTCAGCCGGAACCACACGTGTTCGGTTTGTTCGAAGTCATTCCTGACTCGATCCAAGTTGCAGTTGCACGAGACGATTCACTCGAATGTTCGGGCTTACAAGTGTGACGAATGTGGCCAGAGTTTCCAGTCCGGACACAATTTGTCCCGACATAAGAAGTGTCACCGTGCAGATTCGGAGACATTCCAGTGTGGCCTTTGCGAAACGGTATTCAAGCAGAGGCGATATCTGATGAGGCATTTGAACAAGCAGCATCAGCAAGAGCAACAGCAGGGTCATGGCGAAGTAATTGATGAAGTTGATCAGAGTAATCGTTAG